From Acropora muricata isolate sample 2 chromosome 14, ASM3666990v1, whole genome shotgun sequence, one genomic window encodes:
- the LOC136897808 gene encoding uncharacterized protein, with protein sequence MEKVTTDTDREIATVKKFLTLLTLKTSPMSKAEEFQGNPLEEKAPKSNVTGGISVGQVDKNLERIKLPKFYGDKTKFENFWATFESIVDETDEPAKYKMIRLKSCLEGKAEEAISRLGFSGEAYEEAKNTLKRRFGGERRQLQNYLEEIKKIRPLQEGNIQELEKFADILVSTVITLREHNRESELEPGSLLFSLFVEKIPKTLLIFPLGF encoded by the coding sequence ATGGAGAAAGTAACGACGGATACGGACAGAGAAATTGCTACTGTAAAGAAATTTTTGACCTTACTTACATTGAAAACATCGCCAATGAGCAAGGCAGAAGAGTTTCAAGGTAACCCGCTAGAAGAGAAGGCTCCAAAGTCAAATGTAACAGGAGGGATATCAGttggtcaagtggataagaatttagAACGGATTAAGTTGCCAAAATTTTATGGAGACAAGACtaaattcgaaaatttttgGGCAACTTTTGAAAGTATCGTGGACGAAACTGATGAACCGGCCAAGTATAAAATGATCCGATTAAAATCGTGCCTCGAAGGCAAGGCAGAAGAAGCAATCTCAAGGTTGGGGTTCTCCGGAGAAGCCTACGAAGAAGCAAAAAACACACTAAAGCGTAGATTTGGTGGAGAAAGACGGCAGCTTCAGAACTACTTGGAAGAAATCAAAAAAATTCGTCCACTTCAAGAGGGAAACATTCAGGAACTTGAGAAGTTTGCTGATATCCTTGTATCCACAGTTATAACTCTCCGTGAACACAACCGTGAAAGTGAGTTAGAACCTGGTAGTCTCCTCTTCTCTCTCTTCGTAGAGAAAATCCCAAAGACTTTGCTGATATTTCCGCTGGGCTTTTGA